The proteins below come from a single Mus musculus strain C57BL/6J chromosome 5, GRCm38.p6 C57BL/6J genomic window:
- the Gm8773 gene encoding predicted gene 8773 precursor: MGSAVRRWFYLPLGCVLLFSLTDADLEFQKGVLASISPGITEGIDPQCWNTCSLTLIDLKEIKIEHNVDAFWNFMLFLQKSQRPGHYSIFLNIAQDFWDMYIDCLLSRSHGMGRRQVLSSKYNSHRKWQDVI, from the coding sequence ATGGGCTCTGCTGTAAGGAGGTGGTTCTACCTTCCCCTGGGCTGCGTTCTGCTGTTCAGTCTCACTGATGCTGACTTGGAATTTCAAAAGGGAGTGCTTGCCAGCATCAGCCCTGGCATCACAGAGGGCATAGATCCCCAGTGTTGGAACACTTGCTCTCTGACGCTGATAGACCTCAAGGAAATCAAGATAGAGCACAATGTGGATGCGTTCTGgaatttcatgttatttttgcaAAAATCTCAGCGTCCTGGGCATTACAGTATCTTCTTAAACATAGCCCAGGACTTCTGGGACATGTATATAGACTGCTTGCTTTCAAGGTCTCATGGGATGGGCAGAAGACAGGTGCTATCTTCCAAGTATAATTCCCACAGAAAATGGCAGGACGTGATCTGA